One segment of Oscillatoria sp. FACHB-1407 DNA contains the following:
- a CDS encoding NUDIX hydrolase, with amino-acid sequence MPYPPKIRVLTLGLIQDGDRLFLSEGYDPTKQTTFYRALGGGVDFGETSLKALQREFQEEIQAELTNIHYLGCLENLFEFDGAPGHELIQLYRCDFADSKFYQSERFVFQEGDRSKIALWVDIQRFKSRELRLVPEGFLSYVNVNLG; translated from the coding sequence ATGCCCTATCCCCCCAAAATTCGTGTATTGACTCTCGGTTTGATTCAAGATGGCGATCGCTTATTCCTCTCAGAAGGGTATGACCCCACTAAGCAGACGACATTTTATCGAGCGTTGGGCGGGGGTGTAGATTTTGGAGAAACCAGCCTGAAGGCGTTGCAGCGGGAATTTCAAGAAGAGATCCAGGCAGAGCTAACCAATATTCATTATTTGGGTTGCCTCGAAAATCTATTTGAATTTGATGGCGCGCCGGGGCACGAGTTAATCCAACTCTACCGTTGCGATTTTGCCGATTCTAAATTTTATCAGTCAGAGCGGTTTGTGTTTCAGGAGGGCGATCGCTCCAAAATAGCTCTTTGGGTTGATATCCAGCGTTTCAAGTCCAGGGAACTGCGCCTCGTGCCTGAAGGATTTCTGAGCTACGTTAACGTCAATTTGGGTTAG
- a CDS encoding DUF3531 family protein gives MHVEFRECDFFDLWIWLEFSTVPSPMERQYIEEVFDSWFFLGKLGSFNAENLQVQETGLDISYLTYDDTAADNSMLSLMHNMGEIEFEGNWARCWFDLGTCDAIALDMLINAFKQLSKEYVSIERLIIGGQNDDWQTPASRQSAYADQN, from the coding sequence ATGCACGTTGAGTTTCGAGAGTGCGACTTCTTTGACCTCTGGATCTGGCTAGAGTTCAGCACTGTGCCGTCACCGATGGAGCGTCAATATATTGAGGAAGTGTTTGACTCCTGGTTCTTCCTGGGTAAGCTGGGGTCATTTAATGCTGAAAACCTTCAGGTGCAGGAGACTGGCTTAGATATCAGCTACCTCACCTACGATGACACCGCAGCAGACAATAGTATGCTGTCATTGATGCACAACATGGGTGAAATCGAGTTTGAAGGCAACTGGGCACGCTGTTGGTTTGACCTGGGCACCTGTGATGCGATCGCCCTGGATATGCTGATCAATGCCTTCAAACAACTCAGCAAAGAGTATGTCAGCATCGAGCGGCTCATTATCGGTGGTCAAAATGACGATTGGCAAACGCCCGCCAGTCGGCAATCTGCCTACGCTGACCAAAATTAA
- a CDS encoding ABC transporter ATP-binding protein, with translation MIEVEHLSKIYGSTTAIEDVNFSVEKGEILGFLGPNGAGKTTTMRILTGYLPATQGTARIAGFDVHENSMAVRQRIGYLPETPPLYPEMTVEGFLHFVARIKGVSAGDRPNRVQSALSRCNLEEKRHVLIRKLSKGFRQRVGIAQAIVHDPPAIILDEPTVGLDPRQIIDVRNLIKSLAGDHTIILSTHILPEVSMTCNRVTIINQGRVVATNTPDQLVAQLAGGLRYELEVEGHVDTVQERLHNLPGMQSLKTTPLTEEDVTSRYKITMELAPGSDPGRDIAAIVVGAGLGLYEMRRTQVSLEDVFLQLTTEEKVVATTSSEFAEPAELELDEEPSDGEAA, from the coding sequence ATGATTGAAGTCGAGCACCTCAGCAAAATTTATGGCTCCACAACCGCCATTGAGGATGTCAATTTCTCGGTGGAAAAAGGGGAGATTTTGGGCTTTTTGGGACCTAATGGAGCCGGAAAGACAACCACTATGCGGATTCTGACGGGCTATCTGCCTGCAACTCAGGGGACTGCCCGGATTGCGGGATTTGATGTGCATGAGAATTCGATGGCAGTGCGGCAACGAATTGGCTATCTCCCGGAAACTCCCCCGTTGTATCCAGAGATGACAGTTGAAGGGTTTTTGCACTTTGTGGCTCGCATCAAGGGAGTGTCGGCAGGCGATCGCCCTAATCGAGTGCAGTCCGCATTGAGCCGCTGCAACCTGGAAGAGAAGCGGCATGTGTTGATTCGTAAGTTGTCGAAGGGATTTCGGCAACGGGTGGGTATTGCTCAGGCGATCGTCCACGATCCCCCAGCGATTATTTTGGATGAACCGACGGTGGGTCTTGATCCCCGACAAATTATTGATGTTCGTAATCTGATTAAAAGTCTGGCAGGCGATCACACGATCATTCTCTCGACGCACATTTTGCCGGAGGTCAGTATGACCTGTAACCGTGTCACGATCATCAATCAGGGTCGGGTGGTTGCGACGAATACGCCCGACCAGTTGGTGGCTCAGTTAGCGGGTGGTTTGCGCTATGAGCTAGAGGTTGAGGGACATGTGGACACTGTGCAGGAACGGCTCCACAATCTGCCGGGAATGCAATCGCTCAAAACAACCCCGTTAACCGAAGAGGATGTCACGAGCCGATACAAAATCACAATGGAGTTGGCTCCGGGATCTGACCCTGGTCGAGATATCGCGGCGATCGTCGTTGGTGCAGGGTTAGGTCTGTATGAAATGCGGCGCACTCAGGTCAGCTTAGAGGATGTCTTTTTGCAGCTTACGACCGAAGAAAAAGTTGTGGCAACGACATCTTCAGAATTTGCAGAGCCTGCGGAATTAGAACTGGACGAAGAACCATCAGACGGAGAGGCAGCATAG
- a CDS encoding ABC transporter permease, giving the protein MKVILANIVAIYRKELQSYFASPFAYVIAGVFWLLSGFFFVAILLGPDGVIAQVATRDQLGITDPPIDVPYQFLSVYLGVIGSFTLFMLPMLSMGLYSEERKRGTLELLATSPVTNWVVAVGKLLGVLTFFVTMVIPLMVYEAIALSASDPPIQMTVMLLGHAGLVLMAAAVLSLGMFVSSLTDSTILAAILTFGLMLFLWVVDVIANALSGPVGEALAHLSLLKHYTNLVQGVLDTGSVALLLSYVVLGLFLTAQSVEALRYQRS; this is encoded by the coding sequence ATGAAAGTCATTCTGGCAAACATCGTGGCGATTTATCGCAAGGAACTGCAAAGCTATTTTGCATCGCCCTTTGCCTACGTGATCGCAGGCGTGTTTTGGCTGTTGAGCGGATTTTTCTTTGTCGCCATTCTGCTGGGTCCCGATGGCGTGATTGCTCAGGTTGCTACCCGTGACCAACTGGGGATCACCGATCCTCCGATTGATGTGCCCTATCAGTTCCTCAGCGTGTATTTGGGCGTGATTGGCTCCTTTACGCTGTTTATGTTGCCGATGCTGTCGATGGGGTTGTACTCCGAAGAGCGCAAGCGTGGCACGTTGGAACTGCTCGCGACTTCACCTGTCACCAACTGGGTGGTGGCAGTGGGCAAACTGCTGGGGGTCTTGACCTTTTTTGTCACGATGGTGATCCCCTTGATGGTGTACGAGGCGATCGCTCTGTCTGCCTCTGATCCCCCCATTCAAATGACAGTGATGCTGCTGGGTCATGCGGGGTTGGTTTTGATGGCAGCAGCAGTGCTGTCTCTGGGAATGTTTGTCTCGTCGTTGACTGATAGCACAATCCTGGCAGCGATTCTGACCTTTGGACTAATGCTGTTCTTGTGGGTGGTTGATGTGATCGCCAATGCCCTCAGTGGACCTGTGGGTGAGGCACTGGCGCATCTATCGCTGCTCAAGCACTACACCAACCTGGTGCAGGGCGTCTTGGACACAGGCAGTGTTGCCCTGCTCTTGAGCTATGTTGTGCTGGGGTTGTTTCTCACGGCTCAATCAGTTGAGGCATTGCGTTATCAGCGATCGTGA